A genomic window from Gemmatimonadota bacterium includes:
- a CDS encoding nuclear transport factor 2 family protein, translating to MKARTTLFVALLIAAAPLAAQEGHVPRAEADLSPEQAAVMAPVDMLFDGMRAKDTAMIRAAFVENGGLTGPGRAQDGSVVIRTTTVDEFVTTIGNFERVIDEPLFDVEVRIDGPLATVWAEYDVFMDGDFSHCGVDAFQLVQLADGWKILTIADTRRRQGCERIETEG from the coding sequence ATGAAGGCTCGCACTACGCTGTTCGTCGCCTTGCTGATCGCCGCGGCCCCGCTCGCCGCCCAGGAGGGTCACGTGCCGCGCGCCGAGGCGGACCTGTCGCCGGAGCAGGCGGCCGTCATGGCGCCCGTGGACATGCTGTTCGACGGCATGCGCGCCAAGGACACGGCCATGATCCGCGCGGCCTTCGTCGAGAACGGCGGGCTGACCGGACCCGGCCGCGCGCAGGACGGCAGCGTCGTCATCCGAACCACGACGGTCGACGAGTTCGTCACCACGATCGGCAACTTCGAGCGCGTCATCGACGAGCCGCTTTTCGACGTGGAGGTGCGCATCGACGGCCCGCTCGCTACGGTGTGGGCGGAGTACGATGTGTTCATGGACGGCGACTTCAGCCATTGCGGCGTGGACGCCTTCCAGCTCGTACAACTAGCAGATGGCTGGAAGATCCTCACCATCGCCGACACCCGACGCAGGCAGGGGTGCGAGCGGATCGAGACGGAAGGTTGA
- a CDS encoding cold shock domain-containing protein translates to MSGVVKWFNDSKGYGFLLPDDGDDDVFVHYSAIVGDGFRSLEEGGRVQFTIVTTQKGPEAADVEPL, encoded by the coding sequence GTGAGCGGGGTCGTGAAATGGTTCAACGATTCCAAGGGATACGGTTTCCTACTCCCCGATGACGGAGACGACGACGTGTTCGTCCACTACAGCGCGATCGTCGGCGACGGCTTTCGCTCGCTGGAGGAGGGCGGCCGCGTCCAATTCACGATCGTCACCACTCAAAAGGGCCCCGAGGCCGCGGACGTCGAGCCTCTCTAG